From a single Couchioplanes caeruleus genomic region:
- a CDS encoding sensor histidine kinase, translating into MPEHADPALLAELERQRLRNAELERQVRDLSRSVAELEAFSREISHDLKAPLAGICGYAQLLTHMDLGFVPPPDYDDFVAEINRGTDRMRRLIDDVLAYSTVRGARLHLTTIDLSALVHDVVADRALDLPRPGAPARPAPQVTWDDLPAVRGDHGMLRRLLENLLGNALKYVRPGETARVHVSAQPEEDGMVRIEVTDEGVGIPEGQHEAIFAELHRAHPDAYPGTGLGLTICRRIAQRLGGAIGADPHFRGGARIWFTLPAAQTAAGPVPVVADLAG; encoded by the coding sequence ATGCCGGAACACGCTGACCCCGCCCTGCTCGCCGAGCTGGAACGCCAGCGGCTGCGCAACGCCGAGCTCGAACGGCAGGTCCGCGACCTGAGCCGCTCGGTGGCGGAGCTCGAGGCCTTCTCCCGCGAGATCAGCCACGACCTCAAGGCGCCGCTGGCCGGCATCTGCGGGTACGCCCAGCTGCTGACCCACATGGACCTCGGGTTCGTACCGCCGCCGGACTACGACGACTTCGTGGCCGAGATCAACCGGGGCACCGACCGGATGCGCCGGCTGATCGACGACGTGCTGGCGTACTCGACCGTGCGCGGCGCCCGCCTGCACCTGACGACGATCGACCTGTCGGCCCTGGTGCACGACGTGGTGGCCGACCGGGCGCTGGACCTGCCCCGGCCGGGTGCACCGGCGCGCCCGGCGCCGCAGGTCACGTGGGACGACCTGCCCGCGGTCCGCGGCGACCACGGGATGCTGCGGCGGCTGCTGGAGAACCTGCTCGGCAACGCGCTCAAGTACGTGCGCCCCGGCGAGACCGCCCGGGTGCACGTCTCGGCGCAGCCCGAGGAGGACGGCATGGTCCGCATCGAGGTCACCGACGAGGGCGTCGGCATCCCCGAGGGCCAGCACGAGGCGATCTTCGCGGAGCTGCACCGGGCGCACCCGGACGCGTACCCCGGAACCGGCCTGGGCCTCACGATCTGCCGCCGCATCGCGCAGCGGCTCGGCGGCGCCATCGGCGCCGACCCGCACTTCCGCGGTGGCGCGCGGATCTGGTTCACCCTGCCGGCCGCGCAGACCGCGGCCGGCCC